In Lolium perenne isolate Kyuss_39 chromosome 5, Kyuss_2.0, whole genome shotgun sequence, the sequence CCACGCGCGTGGACACCGCGCAGCCGAGGGAGTGCGGGAAGATGTATATGAGCGACGTGGTCTGTATCAGCACCCCcatggtcgccaccgccgcctttGGGTCCGCGAGCACGCCGCAGAGGAGCACCATGATCTCGTACCACCACCACTCCAAGCAGACCGACATGCAGCTGTGCACGGACAGCCTGACCAGGCTCCACCACTCCTTGGCGCACTCCTCCtcggccggcgccggcgccgcgcaCGGTTTCTTGTCGCCGTCATCATGGGTGTACATTCCGAAGAAGCAGACGTACGCGACGAGGAAAAGCAGGAAATTGAGGTTGGTGCAGACCGCGCCGAGCGCGACGCCGCGGATGCCGAGGCCGAGGACGTCGACGAGTAGGAAGTTGATGGGCACGTggaggaggacggcggcggcggcggcgtaggtgagCGGGAGCGTGACGGACTGCGTGCGGAGGTAAATGCGGAGCGGGTGGAGGAAGGACTGCACGATGAGGTCGGGGAGGGAGCAGAGGATGTAGGCGTACGCCGTGGAGGCGATCTCCGGGTCCTGGCCGGTGGCGACGAGGACGCGGTGCATGGCGACCCAGAGCACGCAGATGGGGACGGAAGCGAGGAGGAGCAGCACGATGGTGCGCCGGAGTGCCGCGCGAAGGAGATCCGTGCGTCCCGCACCGAACGCCTGGCCGCAGACGGGGTCCATCCCGCCGGCGAGGCCGGAGAGCACGGAGTAGCCGGTGATGTTGGCGAAGCCGAGCGCGAGGGAGCCGCCGGCGAGAGGGAGCTCGCCGAGGCGACCGAGAAATAGCATAGACACGAGGGAGCGCAGGTAGAGGAGGATCCCGGCGCCAACCATTGGGCCTGTGAGGCAGAGGATGGAGGCCACCTCAGCAAGAACGCCGCCGGCAGCAGGCACCGTCTTCCTCTTGCGGTCTTGCAGCTTGGGGTATCCCAGCAGGGGGC encodes:
- the LOC127302513 gene encoding protein DETOXIFICATION 49-like, producing the protein MATCHCSDSPQCHHRPLLGYPKLQDRKRKTVPAAGGVLAEVASILCLTGPMVGAGILLYLRSLVSMLFLGRLGELPLAGGSLALGFANITGYSVLSGLAGGMDPVCGQAFGAGRTDLLRAALRRTIVLLLLASVPICVLWVAMHRVLVATGQDPEIASTAYAYILCSLPDLIVQSFLHPLRIYLRTQSVTLPLTYAAAAAVLLHVPINFLLVDVLGLGIRGVALGAVCTNLNFLLFLVAYVCFFGMYTHDDGDKKPCAAPAPAEEECAKEWWSLVRLSVHSCMSVCLEWWWYEIMVLLCGVLADPKAAVATMGVLIQTTSLIYIFPHSLGCAVSTRVGHELGAGRPERARLVARVGLGLGAALGLVACAFAVSVRGVWARMFTSDDAILRLTAAALPLLGLAELGNCPQTTGCGVLRGSARPQKAARINVWAFYGVGMPVALALAFRPVHLDFRGMWGGMLAAQLVCAAQMLRAVLGTDWEEQTERARELTGGGGTADGDILDEADGHKRKHAEATKAGADNAMLMVASCV